The window atatttggtTACTTTTCATAGCCAtacttttaaacaatataaaattgtttttaataggatgaaatttgtaaattttgagttaactttcaatatttaaaaatgcatttaaaagtaattttatatataaagaaaaataatattttaaagagttttttaaaaaattagaaggaaaaaaaaacaaactatttacattttagaaagaaacaactaaatacacaaaaaaaaattcatgacattttattttgaaaagtttgcAGAAAACAGTAGAAAAAAATTACGATAATAGATCTCATATcacttatattttcaaaattacaaaaatagcaaatttaaaagtaaattactGTCTAATTATCATCGTATTTGTCGAATTTATTAtgatatacaaaaaaaagaattatgagttttttttttctcttttatttttgtacgGCATAAATACTTTATCTAATTTtctatatcattttaaatagacgtagtttaattattattatttatgatgaGATGtgtggaagaaagaaagagaaagagagggaagAAAAAGTGATGTTGAGGTGTGAAGGTCCCGTAAAGGAAGTGAGAAAGGGGGGGGGGGGCACGGGGTTTCACGTGAGGGGCCAAGCCTTCCAGCTGCCACGTGGAACATGGCCCttcatccatttttatttcctctttttttatttattatggaTGGGGCCTGGAGGGAAACCAACCTTAAAGAATATTAATCCTACTCCTTATTTTTTGGATTTACAAAAATACTCATTTATAATAAACTCTACACCCtgataattttagaaataatatttttaattttgaaaataagttattttagaaaaaattgaaataatagtttttgaagcacttttaaaatttaaatgtcctctagtttatattttaactatattgttttattttaatttttgataatttcttcaaattttttaaatgaatggtctatggttattttgaaatggaaaaaaaaaatcaatttcatttgatgtttgtgtttattataaatttagttttccctactaatttattattgatttttttttttacaaaagaagaaagccCTTAATCCCATTAGTATTTCACTTTAttcttgaaaacataaatcacATAATGAGGTTGTGTTTTgcataataataatcaatatgattatttaagtcaatttaaattatagaaaaataatagttttgatGGACTAAATTTAAggtttattaaaattttaatattcgaACCAAACTAAAAGGTTAAAAACCTAACGGAAGTgttgttattaattaacaaCTTTACTGAATATAAGATTTATTAGAAGTATACCatttaaaatagaatgaaATCTAAAATGCGAATGctaatatgatattttaatattattttaaaaaacattttgaaaatccaaaagaaaataacaagtTGATTTAAAAGCGGGGTTGTATTGAAAATGgacatgttaaaaaaataacaaaattcatcgAACTCCTTATAATCcatctaaaaattttgttatattttataaataatttcattttttttttcattcgtAACAATTTCCCCCCTTCTTTCCCCGAGATGTATAGTACAAAAACATTGAGTGGGTtggtcaaaagaaaaagggaaaatgagTTGAGTGAGGAACATAGCCTTAGCCATGTACAACTAGTTCACGGGTTCTAAATCTTTTCACTTTTGATTAAGGTTGAAAAGTTTTTACGATGTACTTTGTGGAGTAAACAACCCCtacaacttttatatatatatatatatatatagacacatacaaatagatatatagatatattaatATGTATTGAGAGTTTTGCATAGTTTATTAGAAGACCATGTTTATCACACAGTAATAAAAATTGGTGTAaccaaaataagattttattgatgaattctCTTTTATCACGTTTACTTAGAACTATGAATCTGTCACATTTTATCGTTATTGTTATCGTTGCCGatgtgattattattatttgatcttAACAATTACGGACCACAGTAACAATCCCAATAGTAAAAACGTGACAAATTCACAATTTTCATAgtcacaataataatataacgATAAATACAATGGGTCCTACtaattgaacaaatttgattttccttacctataatacaaaatttgattaCAAATATTAAGGTAGGTATTACCATTGATGGATAACTTTTGAACTAGTGTttgatcaaaataattttgtttattttctttgaaataaataaactttacattttaaacataCAATTACTACTGGTAAAAAAACAACCTAAATTTCTTCAATATGAAATATCAACTcctagaagaagaaaaaactactttttttaaactcttttgaattataatgctgtatttgtttatttgaaggaaaaacCCCCCAATAATTCTTCCTAAAATTACCCTTTGCAAGGCTTaaccaagaaaagaaaaaaatggaccAACAAGTCAAAAGAAAGTAGCttttcaataagaaattattgaaaCTGAAAGgaaatagatttaatttttttaccaaatgAGATCTTGATCAACAACTTATATCTTTTTATACAAAACGACTATCACCaaagttaaagttaaaattggaGTATCGTTTGGGATATGATTGGTGCTTTAAGGCTTAATCTAATATTAGAATTAGGAAAAAGAAGCTTCAAATACATATACATTGAACAAGGAAGTAAAAGAGATATGCTTCAATTCAAGCAAACAGTATATATATGTCTGTCTAAACCACACCTAAAGCAATAgcaaccaaaagaaaaaactataaagtCATGATTAATTCTATGCAGCAGACTTGAAATGAAACTCATCTATGGTGGAATATATCAAACCTTCATCTTCAAGAGACCTTATGGAATCCCTAAACCAAACCAAAAGTAAATATAAGTTAATTCGCATATTAACCACACAAGGGAGTTGGAAGGTATAGGGGAAACATACAGTATTTTCTCCATTGGAAGTTTCAGTTGTTGGGAAAGTTCATCTTTGTGTAttcctctttcttttgcactgaaaagaaagaaaaagaatatttaactTCTCCAAGTAAAAGAAGCCGTTTTCCCCCTTGTACAGAATAAGTAGTTTATACATTAGTTTCatagaacaattttttaaCTCTCTTGATCATTATActaattgtcaaataaataaaataacttcaCTTAAGATGAACCAAATTATACGTACAAAAACCCTTAAGTCCAGGTACTCTAAGATATCCAAATTTAGTCTGTATATAGATAAATCTCAAATGtcatctcaaaattttagtcTTGTTTACtctatttaattaacaaacttCGATGAAAACTAAcatcaaatacaaataatttaagacATTGATAGTGCAAAAACTAAATacatttgaaagtaaaagGGATTAAAATAAGTTCATAaaccaaaatcatatcataacctatatttatcttaaaaaaacttaacaaaTATCATACACTTTTTACTAGGTAACAAAACGAAGGATTCCATATAATCACTGTTctatactcttttttttatatctataaCAAAACGAAGCAGATTGCATATAATCATTgttctatacttttttttttatatctataaGTGTCCCAATCAGTTTACGTGCATCGAAACAATCCATCTGAAATTATTGTCCTATACTTGGGCAACAATAAATCTCAAGGGCAATACTAAATTTCTAATCTACAATAATtagttggatttttttttagtggCCCACATGAAAATTGAAACGTGCAACCTAAAGTCATATCTTGTCCCCCCTTATTATTGAGCCAAGGGTCAACTCAGTGTGAGTGTCTATTGAACCAATAATCAGAAGTGACCTGACTAACAGTCAACCACCGACCTCACGTCTTGTTTTCTATTCACAGAAGTTAAAAAGTACCACGAATGACTCAAAATCACATCTGATGATAGAGCTCAATTATTTGTATGTAAAAACACCTTGTGTCCGGCAAGCTTAAGTCAGTTTCATATGGAAAAACGCACAGTAATTAgccaacaaacaaaacaatctGCAAAGGAAAATCAAACTTTGGTTTGGGACAACTTACACGCTGGAGGGCAGCTGCAGATAGTCAAGAACCAATTCATCACAGCTCTTTTTAACATCAACAGTGTGCTGCTCAGATGGCTGCAAAAAGAAATCAGATTTAAATTCCTATCAAGCAATCACAGATAAGATATAGATGCACAGTCATAACTGTTAAGGACAACCCTCCACACATCTCTACAATAATATGATATTGTTTACTTTAGATCCAACTCACATTACTTTACTTTTAGCTTCACTCGAAGGACATcaatatgatatattattcCTCACTTACATATTCTAAATCTTCTATTTACAGTCGAGTGGTATTTTTGTCACATTCTCAATAATTATCATGGTTAATTAAGACTTACTATTGCTGAAGAAGTTGTATGATATCCATTCGAGCCATTCTGCACTGGAGTCTTCACAATTGAATCTGAGGTTTGGAGCTGTGTTGATCCATTGCCTTTGAGATTCTAGCAGTTTAAGACAAATGAATTGAGAATTATgatatttgttaataattaattccGTTAGACTATAGAAAAAACAATGTTACAAGTTCGAAGCACAATTACCAAGTCAGCTCCAGGAACTAGTACCTGTAACTTGGAGTTCCGCAAGTGGTCGTGTATGCATTCAATAAAGTGGAAGGTAATTTCATCAAAGTTCGTAACAGGCCTGGCAAAGCATAACCAAATTCAATCATTGTGTCAGTTGATCAAATATACAACAGGGACAGATTATTTGGCATTAGACGGTTTCCAATAcacaaataattacaaaaaaatcaatcctTTGGACTGTAGTTTCAAGCAGAAGTTTTAGGCAATTACATATTAACAAAGAGAGACTATATAGCATTAACAAGACATTTGTTTCCCAGAGGTTTGCTTGTTCATATTTTACTAATTGGGGAAATCCAGAAAGGAAATCAGCAACTGTAAATTTTAAGGGAGAACATAACATTTCTTAAACCAACACTGGCGAAAATTTGCTAAATCCCATATGTAAATGTCATCATTCAAAGCATGTAATCTAGAAATAGTTTAAACAATTTAGCCActaataattgattttaagtCGAGGGTTGATATGGAATTGATCTAATTCCACTACTATGTCAAAACTAACAAATGACACGTCTCATAGTGCCCATGCACTGGCAACGTGAGAAGTTAATACtattctcaaaatttcttaaattcattgagaaagaagtttaagaatttaaaatattaactttcAAAGCATAAAATATTTCTCTGCACCTGACACATCCCCGAGACCTTCAACAAAGTAGAGATCATAAtgtaaacatttcaaaaacaaattttgttatccTGATATGCTTAGTTTGAAAGTTTACGAGCACTATGATtagaaacaaatataatgGTCACCTTCACTTGTTTGTAAAATGTGAATAAAACCGGTCTTTCGGCACCAACACTACCCATTTCTTCTATTGGACCTTAATTCCTTCGTACCAATACCGAGTACCTCTCTCCGTGACAATCACACAGAACTCAAGGGTACTGTAACATATCCTGGTTGTTCTACTTACAAAACCAGTAGACTATATTTGCTGCAATAGATCTAAGAACTGAGAATTGGCACAATAGAACGGATTCCATTCAATCCTATACAAGCAAGGTTGTAGTTGTATATTTGATGGTTTTACTACAACAATGAATTAGAACATATATGGCATCTTTCCAGAACGGTGCTTAGCTAACATTGACCTACTTCAACTTACTTGATGTGTAAATCCTAAAATTTCAACATGCAATAAAACACCGAGCAGAATGATAACCTTATGTGTAAAACATTTAACTTCAAAAGAGATCCCAAAGGCTTGTAATAGATTGAAGACAATCATAGTACCATACCTTACGGAGAATGCAAATATTTGCTTATTGCTTTGGAACATTTTCAAATGCCCATTCACCCGAACGTACATTCCATCTCTGTGccatgaaaaatcaaa of the Cucumis sativus cultivar 9930 chromosome 3, Cucumber_9930_V3, whole genome shotgun sequence genome contains:
- the LOC101220176 gene encoding replication protein A 32 kDa subunit A → MFSSTQFDSASGFTSSQTNDSSSAKSRESPGLIPVTVKQISEASHSGEEKANFVINGVDITNVTIVGKVSEKAERNTDITFTVDDGTGTIGCKRWVNDTFDTNQMEEIQDGMYVRVNGHLKMFQSNKQIFAFSVRPVTNFDEITFHFIECIHDHLRNSKLQNLKGNGSTQLQTSDSIVKTPVQNGSNGYHTTSSAIPSEQHTVDVKKSCDELVLDYLQLPSSVAKERGIHKDELSQQLKLPMEKILDSIRSLEDEGLIYSTIDEFHFKSAA